tgcccccaaaaaacacacaacaaagggggtgaggccatgttgtgctgccttagagaagaggaagagttttTGTAGTAGAGTGTcgttgccatgccgtcattttacaccggactgcttcacaaacgagggtcaattcaacactagatttgcacaaaagattaacaatacggcacatgctagtcaatgagttgaattacctccacagcaactacataaatttatccactaaccgttcagaaacatcTAGATGctttctaaaagttgtaactttctctccatcagtgtctgactctggtttgaacaatgtaaggctgaacaccgttactgacaatcgtcattttggctgtgtgagctttgttgttgttgagcaaccgaagcgtgagcagttaaagctccgccctcttctggaaagcgagTGGGGAGcatcagctcatttgcatttaaagggacacatacaaaaattgtgtgtttttgctcacacccaaataggggcaaatttgacaaactataataaatgatctgtgggttattttgagctcaaacttcacagacacattctggagacatcagagacttatattacatattataggTCTCCTTTAATATCAAATGTAAATGGGCTGCCACCGGTCGTACAAAATAGTAAAAGCATCCTAGTTCTGAAACCCAACAAAACCAATGACAAACGGAATCGGGGCTGCACCAAAAGCTAGTGTGAGAGCTAGAGAAGGgctagctgtgtgaactttgcgAGTCAGAATGCTGGAAAGCACAGAGGGACTTAATTCTTCACCATAGGGAGGAGAATGTGAACTGTAAATCCTTTTGGGCTTCTCTTCTCATCTCTTCCAtcttctatccatccatccataccaACATCCTTCTTTTGATTCCAAGCACATCTACAATCATTCTCACTCCACAAGCTCCTCCATTCTGTCTTTTctgattctctctctctctctctacctccATCTCCTCTGTctgcatgatgatgatgatgatgacgttTTTTCCTCCTTTTCTCCTGCATGGCTTGCCTCCTGCCTCCCTCTCAATCGCCCCAGACAGCAAACCCCACACGTCTTTGATTCTGCGCTTGAAAAATGAAGATGGTGAACTTCAAAGAGAATGTTCTTCTGCTGATGCGTACCAGCCCACTCAACCTCTCTCCCGTCATTTTATCTGCccgatctttctctctctctcactcactctttCCATCTGTCTTTGTGTATTTCTCTCTGTTCTGTGTGTGAAACTAGCGCTTCCTCCCTCTCTAGCTCTGCCTTTCAtacatacacatgcacacatatgTACTGTACTTACAAAAAGTATTGTGGCGGTATAGAGATAGTATTggatggtaataccatggtattttgaTATACCATGTAGGTTGCGTGGCAATATTTTTGATgtagaattgttttttttgtttttgtttttttttgctaatttcAGCATCCGACAATAAAGTGCTGCTATTAAGACTATTTAGCCAGTTTGATTTGAGTGAAAATTAATGTGTTGATGTGagaggtttatatatatatatatatatatatatatatatatatatatatatatatatatatatatatatatacacactgccctccaaaagtttggaaacacccctggcaaagtgtgatTTTGAATGATATCAGCAtgaatccttatcattttttttgtgccaatacattaaagtaacttgacattatcattgaagactagcaataataattttcactttgattacataataatttcaatatatacatgtcaaagtcagatatgcccctttgccagctgtgatgtctggttactggtttaaacttggcccaggtttgtaaaaggtttttgggtcagcacaccttaatagcttcaacaattgattgccaattaagtttagaatacaatgaaccaattagaacccagtttaggtcagatagctgctaatggtggatattttgatgaatcgaaaatgtaagtttttttctatgtataaactgtttatgtaataaaatatgttttcatagtttgtgttgtcccttatcagtgcaaaattatcacaaattaaaaaggattcatgccaatattgtccaaaaccccacttctCTAggacttttggagggcagtgtatatatatttacatacacaAATGAAGCCTGGGTGAGAATCTTTCTTTTCTCACATTATGATATTTCAACTCAGATTAATATTTaatgtccatttatttatttatttggtaagtAGTCATGTAATCAACAAAATTATGCATGGTCTGCTGGTAATTATTGCAAAATAACCCCCCTTCATGATGATATAAGACCACTCTGACCACTCTGTCCTGATTACCCTATCAAGgtttattttgcatttctaCATTATCCCTTATGTATTTGTTATGCATGGCTTACGTATAATGTAATTGTGTTGTTGTTCCTATCTTCTCTGTTTGGCGTAGTCAAATTCTCTGCATCTTTTCCTCCCCAAACTTCTAGCTATCGTTTGCTCTCGCTCTCTGTGAGTTTATCTTTAAATGTGTTTGTGCATAGCTACAGATAACTGTGGCTTAATCCCATCTACTTGCCACGCCAACCTGAGCATGCTGAGCACTTTTACATAGTTTATTTTTACCTgcctctctctccttcagctGTCAGTCAAAGCCGAGCTCTCAGCGACGCTGACAGAAGACGCTTGACTCCTGCCTCATTCTCCAAGTCGCAATCAAGACACACAGTGTCTCTAATTACAGAGCCTGTAAACCTGTCTTTTCAGAACCACAGTGTGACACAGATACGCGGCGGATGCCGTAAACTCTTACAGTACTAGTCAGAGAGAAACCTCtaggagaaaaacaaaatgaagcagGTTACCTCTAAAGTTGACGTGAAGCAGAAAGTCCCGGTAGAGTTTCCTGCCATCAATACTGCGCATGGCATCGCACAAGCGTGTGGTGTTGGCGCAAAGAGTGCGTTGCATTCGGTGCAAGGCATGCGCCATGGCATACACAGCGTTTACGACAAACATAATCTTTGATTCTGGCTCAAAATTTGAGCTGTCCACAGCCAATTCTGGGTCACAAGGTGGCTTTGGGGTTCCCGCCCCTGCTGCCGAAGGCCCGCCCAATGAACACTGAAACTTTTGCTCCCAGAAGTCTTTGAACCATGGGTTGCGGTGATTATTAAAGGGCGTGAGGCTCTGGAAGTAGCGGTTGAACTCTGGTAAAGGATTAGCCGCTAGCTCCAGCGTGATCGCCCCGTCCGCCGAGAATTCATTCCCTTTGACGATGCTCTCTTGCGCCCCCCAGCCGTCACTTGCTACCCAGAGGAATGATGCATTGAGGCGTGCGGCGGCAGCGATGAGTTCTCGAGCATCGTCGCTACGCAGAAAAAGCACGGCTACACGGGCTGTGGGCTTCTGTAGAAGCTGACGGACCACCGCCTCGTACGAAGAACGTTTCGCACTTGATCGCCCCACTTTTTCCGAAGTAGCGATGCAGATGTTTCTCAAACGGGCTTGCTGTTCAAAGGCTTCGATTCCTGTCTCTCCGTAGTCACCTTCGGAGGCAACAGTGGAAACGTAGGTCCAGTTGAAGGCACGCAGGATCTCCGCCATGGCTTTGGCCTGGTAGGAGTCTGGAGGGACGGTGCGTGCGAAGTAGTCGTAGCGGGTTTTGTCGCTGAGTTTGGCACTGGTACTGGCGTAGCTGATCTGAGGGATCTGAAATAGCCGCAGCAGGTTGGCCACCTgggagaaacacacacacaaacatatacagTATTGCATTACAAACCCTTTCGATCAATAAGTCAGCAACTTATGAATTAATTATCCAAAGACTATGATACataaaatattctttttttagTCATTTGATTAGATCAAGCCACATTAGCCCAATTAAGAGGACACAGACAGGCTCAGCAGGGCTGAGCAGCatggaaatgtttttttcagCTTGGCTCTTCCATATCACACACCCCATGCTAATTGTGCAGAAATGCAGAGGATAATGTCTTCTTTGCTGCATAACACTGACatgcacaattatttaaatctTAGCTAGAACAACACTTGTTTTGGGATGCTAACAAATATACTCTACAAATGAACGTAATGAATGTTTGCTAAATGCTCAAAAAAAGAGTTTGATTTTTTAAAGGTGTAAGTAGAGGTTAAAGTGAACatgaaataaatattgattaataAATCAAGTTTTATGTCAGCATGATCAGTGCATTCATAACACATGCTTTTGGtcttattttgaatgttttagcAAACTTGCATTCTGTCTGTCTTCAGACTGGTACAGTATGTAACACCCTTTCATTCAAtgagaaaaaggaaaaaggGCAGAACTTGATTCTGTTCCACTCTGAAATACACAAGCGTTTAAAAGTTCGGAgcctgtaagatttttaaatgtttttgaaagaagtctctaatgctcatcaaggctgcatttattcaaaaataaagttctgtcatgacaactctcggagtgtttggtatggtaatggatatgacaatgtagatatttttggtcttggcggaatagatctgctacgctgctgctgctgcttaattgctgctgctgctgattattgcaggacttgctactgccaatacatacacgacccgctgctgtgagcaagtaagacatgctgctgctgtacgatatagcgtacatgaataaccgtagcagatctatacaggtggagctggggaaggtggagggtttctgaagcacgcTGCGCTATAAGCAATGCTAACTCATGTATTTAAAGATTAAGGAtgcagctcattggctactaaaacaggaggaaccaatcatctgtgacctatagataatgatgtgataattagcaggtgtgttaaaggacctattagcctgcgccatctagagtttcatgccagaactttgtataaataagaaagaaatatttcttattatcaagtttgaaaaaagttgtgctgcttaatatgtttgCATGCTCCAAAAACATGatgcatttttcaggattctttgataaatagaaagtattcatttctgtcataaaaaaaaaaaaaaaaaaatcttactgaccccaggCTTTTGAACTTCACATTACGGACATAAAATAGGTTGTGAACAGTAATTTATGTTGGCTTTAACTCTTCCCCCGCCAGCTTTTTTGagaaaaatcatgttatttTTCCCAAAGATTACAACGTGCATAAGCAGTGTTtttatcacttgtttctgcttcatttttgtctgtgttttgatccagagattactctttcagaagatgcgtatTAGTGCCCTCTAACACATAACAGTGAAAACGTGGAAAGCTGGAAAATTCTGTTAATGGaggggaagcgttgtctcataaatgacagaaaattcCATCGATGGAGGGAAAAGAGTTAATGAGAAGAAACAAAACTAAATATCTGAGGATGTAAAGAAAAAGCAATGTCTAAACTTTGTTTGCTGAGAGGAGtcccccaaaaaagaaaaaaattacccTTACCCTTTCAATGGAAAGTAACCTTACTTTATCCTTTTCAACTCTGAGATTATGTAACTTAAAAGAATATGGAGGAATAAGGGACAGAAGTGTACACAGAATCTCAAGAGAGAGTTTGCCAGAGGGAGGGTGGCAGGACTGCCAAACAACAGGCAGTGTCGTGAGAGAAAAACAATGCCCAGTCGTTGGCGATAAAAGAAGAGCAATGGATAACAATGGTTATCTAAAGAGAGACCACTGTGAGGTCACAATTCTCCTAGCTCTTTGTCAGAAACAGAGCAGTATCGCTAAATAAAACTGCAGAGTAACAGGGGGAAAGGATTGACAGAGAACAAGaaaaagacagagagagggaaaaGAAAGGAGGGTTAGACAGATTACGGATTTTGGAACTGATAGAGGAAGTCAGCTTTTGCTGAGCCACAAATGGGGAGAGGGTTATGCAAAATTATGCAAATTCCAATGGCTCTGTCACCAGTGATACTAGAAAGCAACAACGCACAACACACACAATAGCATAGCCGCAGTGCTAATCCGTGCACGTACATGAGGAAAGGAAAGAGCAAACTGGATTTATAGGGGCGAAGAATGGAAATGGGGGTGGTGCAGAGTTTTATTTGAGGGCGGCCCTCTAAATAATGAATTGGGTTCTTCATAGTTGGTCGGGAAAAGAGCTGTGGTGTTGTTCAGAAGTGGGCTTCTGGAGGGTAAAGAGCAGATTTGTGATTCATAAAGCCGAACCTGCAAATAATTCAGTAAAAGTAATGAATTCAaactgtacacaaataaaagaggTTTAGCTGTGctcaaaaaatgaatttgaaagGGAGGTTATGCTACAAAGTAGGGCTGTCACGATATTAGATTTTTCACACCACGGTTATTGTGGCCAAAAAATTTCACGATATCGATATATCGAGATATTTATAGAATCCTTTGGGGGGTTTCAGGGTTGCTGCACatttttaaagtcaaatttaaggctttttaagacctgaagaaataaaaattaatactagcctatacattatggctgttaccaatcaaattaaatcattatcaacaaaatccaAAATCCATCTAAAAAAACCCGCACAGTAAAAAATTGctgccttaattttttttttaagtacaatCAACTTGGCTGTATAAgtaatttcaacttaaattaTACTGGGCTGAATCTGgtataatttcttattttaatgagtcaaagtaatgtaaaaacatgcagTTGCAGTTGTCATGACTTATTGATCGCATAGTTTTTCTTATTAATCCCAACATTTGTTATCATGATTTATTGACCGCATCGTCAATTTCTGCATTACAGTGTAAAAATAGTACAATTGTTTAGGTCTTATGTAGAAATATAGTgtagtattatttttaatactgTGATAAAAAAGGCTGACGCATGTGGTCTGATAAGCATGTGCAAATACATTCCAACCAATTAATGTTTGGTTTAGTTAAATTTAGCAAGGCTTTTCTCATTAACTCaattatttcaaactttttgtGAATTGTTCATAACCATTTTAGCTCAAATTGACTGTATCAAACCTGTATGGAGACGCTGCTAAAAGATCCCCCAATGACACCAGTTATGGCCAGTGGACTGTCTTCCTGAAGTGCGTAGGATCCATCGGGACAGATGAACTCTGTATCATCCACTTTTGTAAGCGAGGCCCTGACGAACTCCAGAGCCTGTTCCAGAGCATAGGTGTCCCTCGAGCATGTGTCCAAGATGTGGACGCCCAAAGCCACGCCCGGTAGCAGACCTACATCCTGGTTGATCTGATCTATGGCGAAGAGCATTGCCTCAAGCCGCTGGATGCCACGGTCTTCGTTGATCCGGCCACATTCATCCATGCCGACGCCCTTCTCATGGATGGGGAAGAGGCCTCCCAGAACCAGGTCCCCATCGATCTTAATTTCTTTGCGGGGAGAGTCTCCGCTGGAAAGCAAGATCTCGGCACCCAGCATCACCAGGAGCAGAGCACGGATCGCGAACCACATCATTTAAGGGAAGAAGATTGAGGAGGTGTAACGGTCAGGTGGGGAGATAGAGGGTGAAAGGTGGGCGTCAAGGAACTGACAGAGGCATGAAGGGGCAGTAGGGAGCTCTGTCTGGTTACTCATGGAGATCCACAGCACTGGGTTCAGCCTTTGACCTGCTGACAAACAGAAAGAGAGAAGGAGACACTATAAGGCAAAGAGAAAGCATTGAAATATAAATGTGAGATCATAATTATCAATGTGGCTGCAGTAGGACATCCCTTCTTTCAGTTAAAATGCTCTATTTTACTATAGTAAGGACATAAACTGGGCCAGACAGAGATATACTGATCATTTTTAGCCTAATTTGAGctaaaaaaagcaaaagaaaaaaaaaatctgaagatTTCAGTCTTTCCCcatttaaattgttatttatttatttggatttttGGATGGTTTTCCCacaaaaatgacataaaatcaTACAGCCAAAAAAGGTGAATCTTGAaagttgctaacaagttgctgtAGAACTGCCGTGGTTGTCCAATTCGTCAAGCATTTAGTTTAAACATGATCAGGGGCGCCGTTAAGGGGGGGAAAGTTAGGGCGATTCTAAGGGCCCACGCACTTTTGGGGCCCCCAGAGATTGGTTTTAGTAGTAATAGTACTATTAGcaatttaatagaaattataaatgtataatctaccaaataattacaaataaaacaaaattacgGCTTATTTCTGCATTTTCCGGCAAAATGATCCCCCCATTCACTGCATGGTTTTGTCCCGTCCTACGTAGTCTagagcagtgtttcccaacccatCCACTGCACCGCGCACTAATGTGCCATGACAGCTTGTCAGCTGTGCCGTGGTAAATGataaaattcttaaaaaataaaccttgtatctctatatttcttcattgttttataaaattaatgCTATGGTCATCCTTTATGTCTCTATGTGGGTTTTAGAAATATTTAGCcaataaaaagcatttaaaagaaGTTGTGACTAAACCTCGTTCCTCCGTTGGCTCCTCAAGCTGTCAGTCAAATCTCATATAACTCGCCACGCCTGCCCGCGCATAGTTTGGAGTCGGAGATCTCTGCTTCTTTGCAGTGCAAGGACATGATTCAAGATTCAAAGATTCAAAAACTTTATTGTCTGTCAACCAACTAGTTATGTTTACCAAAGACCATATTTTACTCTAAAAATGCCATAATAAAGAAATCAGAAATAAATCAGACTTTAATAGTAGACATTTTATGGTTGTGCTGTGCTTTGCAGTGTCAGTTAGTTCACTGTAATCACAGTGTTCTGTTCTTAGAGTTGAAAGAAGATTGTCTGCTAAACCAACCTGCCAAATTTACAACAGGCGCACTCACACGAACGAATCTCAACAAATTCACCCAATGCCAACTCCTCCGCGCCTTCCGTACACTTATGAACAGATTTGTCAAAACAGATTTTCAAGGATGgaaaacacatgagaaacaTAAATTAATCAGCACAGAAGCTGCAGACAGAAGATGCAACTGTTGAGCTGATTGAAGTAAACAAAAACATTGTGTCCGCTGATAgtgctgtttattttttaatgatttaaattggtttaaccatttttttaaaccatgGATTAACTAAAGGAATTATGATACTCAGGTAATGATATTAACATattcaaaaaaaatttttttaaacagataTCCAAATTGCACGCA
The nucleotide sequence above comes from Chanodichthys erythropterus isolate Z2021 chromosome 7, ASM2448905v1, whole genome shotgun sequence. Encoded proteins:
- the grm3 gene encoding metabotropic glutamate receptor 3, with translation MWFAIRALLLVMLGAEILLSSGDSPRKEIKIDGDLVLGGLFPIHEKGVGMDECGRINEDRGIQRLEAMLFAIDQINQDVGLLPGVALGVHILDTCSRDTYALEQALEFVRASLTKVDDTEFICPDGSYALQEDSPLAITGVIGGSFSSVSIQVANLLRLFQIPQISYASTSAKLSDKTRYDYFARTVPPDSYQAKAMAEILRAFNWTYVSTVASEGDYGETGIEAFEQQARLRNICIATSEKVGRSSAKRSSYEAVVRQLLQKPTARVAVLFLRSDDARELIAAAARLNASFLWVASDGWGAQESIVKGNEFSADGAITLELAANPLPEFNRYFQSLTPFNNHRNPWFKDFWEQKFQCSLGGPSAAGAGTPKPPCDPELAVDSSNFEPESKIMFVVNAVYAMAHALHRMQRTLCANTTRLCDAMRSIDGRKLYRDFLLHVNFRAPFSSVGSENQVKFDAHGDGMGRYNIFNYQRVPGSDKFTYVQVGEWAEILSLNEGLIGWPRGADVPTSQCSDPCAPNEMKKMQAGEYCCWICTPCEPYEYLPDEFTCMPCASGQWPRPDLTRCYDLPEDYIMWEDAWAIGPISIACVGFICTLMVFIVFIRHNDTPLVKASGRELCYILLLGVFMSYVMTFIFIAKPSPIVCTLRRLGLGTSFAVCYSALLTKTNRIARIFSGVKEGGAQRPRFISPSSQVFICLSLISVQLLLVSIWLLLEVPGTRRFTTPEKRQTVILKCNVRDSSMLLSLSYNVVLVVLCTVYAFKTRKCPENFNEAKFIGFTMYTTCIIWLAFLPIFYVTSSDYRVQTTTMCISVSLSGFVVLGCMFAPKVHIIMFQPQKNVTSHRLNMNRFSVSGPATSYASHASVSAQYVPTVCNGREIVDSTTSSL